The following proteins come from a genomic window of Myroides odoratus DSM 2801:
- a CDS encoding Nif3-like dinuclear metal center hexameric protein encodes MKVKNIIPILEELAPLGYAEDFDNVGLLVGSPEQEVSGILVCHDALENVVEEAIAQNCNFIVCFHPILFSGLKKITGKNYVERAVIKAIKNDIAIYAIHTALDNHQEGVNKIFCTTLGLEQTRILIPKEQYIQKLVTYVPIQHTEKVRQALFAAGAGAIGNYDHCSFISEGKGSFRGNEHSNPVIGQAGVEEIVEEHKVEVTYEKHLQGKVLSALFQAHPYEEVAYEVYNLANKLQNVGMGMIGELKEPMDEIAFLQMVKEKTGTGGIRHSALLNKPIQKVAVLGGSGSFAIKAALQQKADAFITADLKYHQFYEVENQLVLADIGHFESERYTKNYIVEFLSKKMPNFAVILSTVNTNPVNYL; translated from the coding sequence ATGAAAGTAAAAAATATTATCCCGATTTTAGAAGAATTAGCCCCTTTGGGCTACGCAGAGGATTTTGATAACGTTGGACTCTTGGTTGGTAGTCCTGAACAAGAAGTAAGCGGTATTTTGGTGTGTCACGATGCATTGGAAAACGTAGTGGAGGAAGCAATAGCACAAAACTGTAACTTCATCGTTTGTTTTCATCCGATTCTTTTTTCGGGATTGAAGAAAATTACAGGAAAGAATTACGTTGAACGCGCGGTGATTAAAGCAATAAAAAACGACATTGCTATTTACGCCATTCACACGGCTTTAGACAATCACCAAGAAGGGGTGAATAAAATATTTTGCACGACCTTAGGTTTAGAGCAAACCCGAATCTTGATACCCAAAGAGCAGTACATTCAGAAATTAGTGACGTATGTACCTATACAACACACAGAAAAGGTACGCCAAGCTTTATTTGCTGCAGGAGCAGGAGCAATTGGAAACTATGATCATTGTAGTTTTATATCAGAAGGAAAAGGCAGTTTTAGAGGAAATGAGCACAGCAATCCCGTTATTGGACAAGCAGGAGTAGAGGAGATAGTAGAAGAACACAAGGTTGAGGTGACCTATGAAAAACACCTACAAGGAAAAGTGTTGAGTGCCTTGTTTCAAGCGCACCCTTATGAAGAAGTAGCCTATGAGGTTTATAATCTAGCCAATAAATTGCAAAACGTTGGAATGGGAATGATTGGTGAATTGAAAGAACCGATGGACGAAATCGCCTTTTTGCAAATGGTAAAAGAAAAAACAGGTACAGGAGGAATTCGCCATAGTGCCTTATTAAACAAACCCATTCAAAAAGTTGCGGTGTTGGGTGGTTCAGGAAGTTTTGCTATAAAAGCAGCCTTACAACAAAAAGCAGATGCATTTATCACGGCAGATTTAAAATACCATCAATTTTATGAGGTTGAAAATCAGCTAGTTTTAGCCGATATTGGTCATTTTGAGAGTGAAAGATATACAAAAAATTATATAGTTGAGTTTCTTTCAAAAAAAATGCCTAATTTTGCAGTTATTTTATCAACAGTAAATACGAATCCAGTTAACTACTTATAA